The following proteins come from a genomic window of Geomonas sp. RF6:
- a CDS encoding aldehyde ferredoxin oxidoreductase C-terminal domain-containing protein encodes MNMFQRVLLVDAGSGFYKTRKYTFDRYFGPVDLGVHLVEEYRSLNFGVGVFAGSIFPGSNRLVLTGFSPCWQGYYISSMGGAGLVFNNLGLNMLSLVGKAPVLSVLCLNRNHGEEIEVDVVPVDAEEIWKTGRTGVYSLTDRVYQMFGSRYETDPRILVAGPAALHTDMGGIMSVPITNGKISFVDTWAGRGGLGSAMVQNHGIVAIIYGGTTIEEDFRDRKVADEWFQNKYNMRLMQKDLEATTKYRYDEKLHTGGTFGANYATVGGKIIGFNYRTMYWTEEQRQALHKKFVVDHYLKQFNEETITPKQQATCGEPCAAVCKKMSGGFKKDYEPYQTMGPLCGIFDQRAAEKLNHHCDAMGFDAISGGGVLAWLMDLLDLGQVTPEELGVTRVPRWEFSGFDLVGDSMHNAELGCELIDAILERRGILDFREGVRKWSRIHSRRKGVALHDRLVYIAFSRRGWMVPNQYWVSGVLAPMAIMGKYYMIYSYDFVPPRTLGRMCAERMKKELIMDNLGTCRFHRGWAEEMLPEAVEGLYQAREPFLHALEVLASRLNSRNCPVFWESAYNIDFLHSFLKRKRDVDGVTDPRLGEWLEKFEKDKVEAAREFWYETLKGIDENLREFF; translated from the coding sequence ATGAACATGTTTCAGCGGGTGCTCCTGGTTGATGCCGGGAGCGGTTTCTACAAGACGCGGAAGTACACCTTCGACCGGTACTTCGGCCCGGTGGACCTGGGGGTACACCTGGTGGAGGAGTACCGCAGCCTGAATTTCGGTGTCGGTGTTTTTGCGGGCTCCATCTTTCCCGGCTCGAACCGACTGGTCCTTACCGGGTTCTCCCCCTGCTGGCAGGGGTACTACATAAGCTCCATGGGAGGTGCCGGCCTCGTCTTCAACAACCTGGGGCTCAACATGCTGAGTCTCGTGGGGAAGGCGCCGGTCCTCTCGGTGCTGTGCCTGAATCGAAACCACGGCGAGGAGATCGAGGTCGACGTCGTCCCGGTCGATGCGGAGGAGATCTGGAAGACGGGGCGCACCGGGGTGTACTCCCTCACCGACCGTGTGTACCAGATGTTCGGCAGCCGCTACGAGACCGACCCCCGGATTCTCGTGGCGGGTCCTGCGGCACTGCACACCGACATGGGGGGGATAATGTCCGTCCCCATCACGAACGGTAAGATCAGCTTCGTGGATACCTGGGCGGGGCGCGGGGGGCTGGGGAGCGCCATGGTGCAAAACCACGGCATTGTGGCGATCATCTACGGAGGGACCACCATCGAAGAGGACTTCCGGGACCGCAAGGTCGCGGACGAATGGTTCCAGAACAAGTACAACATGCGCCTCATGCAGAAGGACCTGGAGGCGACCACGAAGTACCGCTACGACGAGAAGCTGCACACGGGCGGCACCTTCGGGGCGAACTACGCGACGGTGGGAGGAAAGATCATCGGGTTCAACTACCGCACCATGTACTGGACGGAAGAACAGCGCCAGGCGCTGCACAAGAAGTTTGTGGTCGACCACTACCTGAAGCAGTTCAACGAGGAGACGATAACCCCCAAACAGCAGGCGACCTGCGGCGAGCCGTGCGCGGCGGTGTGCAAGAAGATGAGCGGCGGCTTCAAGAAGGATTACGAGCCGTACCAGACGATGGGGCCTTTGTGCGGCATCTTCGACCAGCGCGCCGCCGAGAAGCTGAACCACCACTGCGACGCCATGGGATTCGACGCGATATCCGGCGGCGGAGTGCTGGCCTGGCTCATGGACCTCCTCGACCTCGGGCAGGTCACCCCGGAGGAGCTCGGCGTGACCAGGGTGCCGCGCTGGGAGTTTTCCGGATTTGACCTCGTCGGAGACTCCATGCACAACGCGGAGCTCGGCTGCGAGCTTATCGACGCCATACTCGAGCGCCGCGGCATTCTCGATTTTCGTGAGGGGGTGCGCAAGTGGAGCCGGATCCACTCCCGGAGGAAAGGGGTGGCGCTGCACGACCGCCTGGTATACATCGCCTTCAGCCGTCGCGGCTGGATGGTCCCGAACCAGTACTGGGTCTCCGGCGTCCTTGCGCCGATGGCCATCATGGGGAAGTACTACATGATCTACAGCTACGACTTCGTCCCGCCGCGCACCTTGGGGAGGATGTGCGCCGAGCGCATGAAGAAGGAGCTGATCATGGACAATCTCGGCACCTGCCGTTTTCACCGCGGCTGGGCCGAGGAGATGCTCCCTGAGGCGGTCGAGGGGCTGTACCAGGCGCGGGAGCCGTTCCTGCACGCGCTGGAGGTCCTCGCCAGCCGGCTGAACAGTCGCAACTGCCCCGTCTTCTGGGAGTCGGCGTACAACATCGACTTCCTGCACTCCTTTTTGAAGAGGAAGAGGGATGTGGACGGCGTCACCGACCCGCGGCTGGGAGAATGGCTGGAGAAGTTCGAGAAGGACAAGGTGGAGGCGGCGCGGGAGTTCTGGTACGAAACGCTGAAGGGGATCGACGAGAACCTGCGGGAGTTTTTCTGA